A single genomic interval of Malania oleifera isolate guangnan ecotype guangnan chromosome 11, ASM2987363v1, whole genome shotgun sequence harbors:
- the LOC131167574 gene encoding uncharacterized mitochondrial protein AtMg00810-like, with product MKDLGPLHYFLGIEVADSPKGYFLPQSKYAANILDRAHLTDSWIVDTPLEVNACYTPTDGIPLLEPTLYHTIVGSLVCLTLTHPNIAYAAHIVSHFVASPTYVHWSAVLRILQYFSMDSLLEFFILFDLVVEALCIF from the coding sequence atgaaggatttggggccacTCCACTacttcttgggaattgaagtAGCTGACTCCCCCAAAGGTTACTTTCTCCCCCAATCGAAGTATGCTGCAAATATTCTTGACCGCGCTCACCTCACTGATAGTTGGATTGTTGATACTCCTCTTGAGGTTAATGCTTGCTACACTCCCACAGATGGTATTCCCCTACTAGAACCCACCTTGTATCATACTATTGTTGGTAGCTTGGTTTGTCTAACCCTTACTCACCCAAATATTGCTTATGCTGCCCACATCGTGAGTCATTTTGTTGCTTCACCTACATATGTGCATTGGTCAGCTGTTTTACGCATCTTGCAATATTTTTCGATGGACTCTCTGTTAGAGTTTTTTATTCTCTTCGACCTCGTCGTTGAAGCTTTGTGCATATTCTGA